A region from the Equus asinus isolate D_3611 breed Donkey chromosome 3, EquAss-T2T_v2, whole genome shotgun sequence genome encodes:
- the CHMP7 gene encoding charged multivesicular body protein 7 isoform X1, which yields MWSPEREAEAPAGGDPAGLLPPEWEEDEERMSFLFSAFKRSREVNSTDWDSKMGFWAPLVLSHSRRQGVVRLRLRDLQEAFQRKGSVPLGLATVLQDLLRRGELQRESDFMASVDSSWISWGVGVFLLKPLKWTLSNMLGDNKVPAEEVLVAVELLKEKAEEVYRVYQNSPLSSHPVVALSELSTLCAGCCPDERTFYLVLLQLQKEKRVTVLEQNGEKIVKFARGPHAKVSPVNDVDVGVYQLMQSEQLLSRKVESLSQEAERCKEEARRACRAGKKQLALRSLKAKQRTEKRIEALHAKLDTVQGILDRIYASQTDQMVFNAYQAGVGALKLSMKDVTVEKAESLVDQIQELCDTQDEVSQTLAGGVTNGLDFDSEELEKELDILLQDTTKEPSYLPDNTHETFYTNIVPKPRISDAELEAELEKLSLSEGGLVPSSKSPKRQLEPTL from the exons ATGTGGTCCCCGGAGCGGGAGGCCGAGGCCCCGGCCGGGGGAGACCCGGCGGGCCTGCTGCCCCCCGAgtgggaggaggatgaggagcgCATGTCCTTCCTGTTCTCCGCCTTCAAAAGGAGTCGCGAGGTGAACAGCACCGACTGGGACAGCAAGATGGGCTTCTGGGCGCCGTTGGTGCTGAGCCACAGCCGCCGCCAGGGGGTGGTGCGCCTGCGTCTGCGGGACTTGCAGGAGGCCTTCCAGCGCAAGGGCAGCGTCCCGCTGGGGCTGGCCACCGTGCTGCAGGACCTGCTGCG TCGAGGTGAGCTGCAGCGGGAGTCAGACTTCATGGCCAGTGTAGACAGCAGCTGGATCTCCTGGGGGGTTGGAGTCTTCCTGCTGAAGCCCCTCAAGTGGACTCTTTCCAACATGCTAGGGGATAATAAGGTTCCTGCCGAAGAGGTGCTTGTGGCTGTGGAGCTGCTTAAG GAGAAGGCCGAGGAGGTGTATCGTGTGTATCAGaactcccctctctcctcccaccctgtgGTGGCCCTGTCGGAGCTGAGCACCCTCTGTGCGGGCTGCTGCCCAGATGAGAGGACCTTCTACTTGGTGTTGCTGCAActgcagaaggagaagagagtcaCGGTCCTCGAGCAGAATGGGGAAAAG ATTGTGAAGTTTGCCCGGGGGCCACATGCCAAGGTCTCTCCTGTCAACGACGTAGATGTTGGGGTGTACCAGCTGATGCAGAGTGAACAGCTGCTCTCGCGCAAAGTGGAGTCCTTGTCCCAGGAAGCAGAGAG GTGTAAAGAAGAAGCCCGCCGGGCCTGCCGAGCAGGAAAGAAGCAGCTG GCACTGAGATCTCTCAAGGCCAAGCAACGGACGGAGAAGCGCATCGAGGCCCTCCATGCCAAGCTGGACACTGTTCAAGGCATCCTGGACCGGATCTATGCCTCCCAGACAGATCAGATG GTTTTCAATGCCTATCAGGCTGGGGTAGGAGCACTGAAACTCTCCATGAAGGATGtcacagtggagaaggcagagagcCTGGTGGATCAGATCCAGGAG CTGTGCGACACCCAGGATGAAGTTTCTCAGACTCTGGCTGGTGGGGTAACCAATGGCTTAG attttgaCAGTGAGGAACTGGAGAAGGAATTGGACATCCTTCTTCAGGATACCACCAAAGAACCTTCATATCTGCCTGACAACACCCATGAGACATTTTATACCAACATTGTGCCTAAGCCTAGGATCTCGGATGCTGAACTTGAAGCTGAACTTGAGAAACTGTCCTTATCAGAGGGAG GTTTGGTCCCAAGCAGTAAATCTCCAAAAAGGCAATTGGAACCGACTCTCTAA
- the CHMP7 gene encoding charged multivesicular body protein 7 isoform X3: protein MWSPEREAEAPAGGDPAGLLPPEWEEDEERMSFLFSAFKRSREVNSTDWDSKMGFWAPLVLSHSRRQGVVRLRLRDLQEAFQRKGSVPLGLATVLQDLLRRGELQRESDFMASVDSSWISWGVGVFLLKPLKWTLSNMLGDNKVPAEEVLVAVELLKEKAEEVYRVYQNSPLSSHPVVALSELSTLCAGCCPDERTFYLVLLQLQKEKRVTVLEQNGEKIVKFARGPHAKVSPVNDVDVGVYQLMQSEQLLSRKVESLSQEAERCKEEARRACRAGKKQLALRSLKAKQRTEKRIEALHAKLDTVQGILDRIYASQTDQMVFNAYQAGVGALKLSMKDVTVEKAESLVDQIQEILTVRNWRRNWTSFFRIPPKNLHICLTTPMRHFIPTLCLSLGSRMLNLKLNLRNCPYQREVWSQAVNLQKGNWNRLSKAIIGPSSEGPSCKRVTRLVCVCT from the exons ATGTGGTCCCCGGAGCGGGAGGCCGAGGCCCCGGCCGGGGGAGACCCGGCGGGCCTGCTGCCCCCCGAgtgggaggaggatgaggagcgCATGTCCTTCCTGTTCTCCGCCTTCAAAAGGAGTCGCGAGGTGAACAGCACCGACTGGGACAGCAAGATGGGCTTCTGGGCGCCGTTGGTGCTGAGCCACAGCCGCCGCCAGGGGGTGGTGCGCCTGCGTCTGCGGGACTTGCAGGAGGCCTTCCAGCGCAAGGGCAGCGTCCCGCTGGGGCTGGCCACCGTGCTGCAGGACCTGCTGCG TCGAGGTGAGCTGCAGCGGGAGTCAGACTTCATGGCCAGTGTAGACAGCAGCTGGATCTCCTGGGGGGTTGGAGTCTTCCTGCTGAAGCCCCTCAAGTGGACTCTTTCCAACATGCTAGGGGATAATAAGGTTCCTGCCGAAGAGGTGCTTGTGGCTGTGGAGCTGCTTAAG GAGAAGGCCGAGGAGGTGTATCGTGTGTATCAGaactcccctctctcctcccaccctgtgGTGGCCCTGTCGGAGCTGAGCACCCTCTGTGCGGGCTGCTGCCCAGATGAGAGGACCTTCTACTTGGTGTTGCTGCAActgcagaaggagaagagagtcaCGGTCCTCGAGCAGAATGGGGAAAAG ATTGTGAAGTTTGCCCGGGGGCCACATGCCAAGGTCTCTCCTGTCAACGACGTAGATGTTGGGGTGTACCAGCTGATGCAGAGTGAACAGCTGCTCTCGCGCAAAGTGGAGTCCTTGTCCCAGGAAGCAGAGAG GTGTAAAGAAGAAGCCCGCCGGGCCTGCCGAGCAGGAAAGAAGCAGCTG GCACTGAGATCTCTCAAGGCCAAGCAACGGACGGAGAAGCGCATCGAGGCCCTCCATGCCAAGCTGGACACTGTTCAAGGCATCCTGGACCGGATCTATGCCTCCCAGACAGATCAGATG GTTTTCAATGCCTATCAGGCTGGGGTAGGAGCACTGAAACTCTCCATGAAGGATGtcacagtggagaaggcagagagcCTGGTGGATCAGATCCAGGAG attttgaCAGTGAGGAACTGGAGAAGGAATTGGACATCCTTCTTCAGGATACCACCAAAGAACCTTCATATCTGCCTGACAACACCCATGAGACATTTTATACCAACATTGTGCCTAAGCCTAGGATCTCGGATGCTGAACTTGAAGCTGAACTTGAGAAACTGTCCTTATCAGAGGGAG GTTTGGTCCCAAGCAGTAAATCTCCAAAAAGGCAATTGGAACCGACTCTCTAAAGCCATTATAGGACCCTCAAGTGAAGGACCCTCATGTAAAAGAGTGAccaggcttgtgtgtgtgtgtacatag
- the CHMP7 gene encoding charged multivesicular body protein 7 isoform X2 has protein sequence MRSACPSCSPPSKGVASRGELQRESDFMASVDSSWISWGVGVFLLKPLKWTLSNMLGDNKVPAEEVLVAVELLKEKAEEVYRVYQNSPLSSHPVVALSELSTLCAGCCPDERTFYLVLLQLQKEKRVTVLEQNGEKIVKFARGPHAKVSPVNDVDVGVYQLMQSEQLLSRKVESLSQEAERCKEEARRACRAGKKQLALRSLKAKQRTEKRIEALHAKLDTVQGILDRIYASQTDQMVFNAYQAGVGALKLSMKDVTVEKAESLVDQIQELCDTQDEVSQTLAGGVTNGLDFDSEELEKELDILLQDTTKEPSYLPDNTHETFYTNIVPKPRISDAELEAELEKLSLSEGGLVPSSKSPKRQLEPTL, from the exons atgaggagcgCATGTCCTTCCTGTTCTCCGCCTTCAAAAGGAGTCGCGAG TCGAGGTGAGCTGCAGCGGGAGTCAGACTTCATGGCCAGTGTAGACAGCAGCTGGATCTCCTGGGGGGTTGGAGTCTTCCTGCTGAAGCCCCTCAAGTGGACTCTTTCCAACATGCTAGGGGATAATAAGGTTCCTGCCGAAGAGGTGCTTGTGGCTGTGGAGCTGCTTAAG GAGAAGGCCGAGGAGGTGTATCGTGTGTATCAGaactcccctctctcctcccaccctgtgGTGGCCCTGTCGGAGCTGAGCACCCTCTGTGCGGGCTGCTGCCCAGATGAGAGGACCTTCTACTTGGTGTTGCTGCAActgcagaaggagaagagagtcaCGGTCCTCGAGCAGAATGGGGAAAAG ATTGTGAAGTTTGCCCGGGGGCCACATGCCAAGGTCTCTCCTGTCAACGACGTAGATGTTGGGGTGTACCAGCTGATGCAGAGTGAACAGCTGCTCTCGCGCAAAGTGGAGTCCTTGTCCCAGGAAGCAGAGAG GTGTAAAGAAGAAGCCCGCCGGGCCTGCCGAGCAGGAAAGAAGCAGCTG GCACTGAGATCTCTCAAGGCCAAGCAACGGACGGAGAAGCGCATCGAGGCCCTCCATGCCAAGCTGGACACTGTTCAAGGCATCCTGGACCGGATCTATGCCTCCCAGACAGATCAGATG GTTTTCAATGCCTATCAGGCTGGGGTAGGAGCACTGAAACTCTCCATGAAGGATGtcacagtggagaaggcagagagcCTGGTGGATCAGATCCAGGAG CTGTGCGACACCCAGGATGAAGTTTCTCAGACTCTGGCTGGTGGGGTAACCAATGGCTTAG attttgaCAGTGAGGAACTGGAGAAGGAATTGGACATCCTTCTTCAGGATACCACCAAAGAACCTTCATATCTGCCTGACAACACCCATGAGACATTTTATACCAACATTGTGCCTAAGCCTAGGATCTCGGATGCTGAACTTGAAGCTGAACTTGAGAAACTGTCCTTATCAGAGGGAG GTTTGGTCCCAAGCAGTAAATCTCCAAAAAGGCAATTGGAACCGACTCTCTAA